Proteins co-encoded in one Phalacrocorax carbo chromosome 5, bPhaCar2.1, whole genome shotgun sequence genomic window:
- the SPTB gene encoding spectrin beta chain, erythrocytic isoform X4 gives MTSANDYEQLELQQHYSRINVRWDASDDELDNDNSSARLFERSRIKALADEREAVQKKTFTKWVNSHLARVTCRISDLYMDLRDGRVLIKLLEVLSGELLPKPTKGRMRIHCLENVDKALQFLKEQRVHLENMGSHDIVDGNHRLVLGLIWTIILRFQIQDIIMQTQEGEETRSARDALLLWCQMKTAGYSHVNVTNFTSSWKDGLAFNALIHRHRPELFDFQNLTKSNARHNLEHAFSVAERHLGITPLLDPEDVFTENPDEKSIITYVVAFYHYFSKMRLLEVEGRRLGKVIEHAKETERMIEGYGGLASTLLTWIEQTITSLNSRSFANSLAGVQHQLQAFSTYRTVEKPPKFQEKGNLEVLLFTIQSRMRANNQRVYTPHEGRLVSDINRAWEQLEKAEHERELALRTELIRQEKLEQLARRFDRKAAMREAWLSENQRLVAQDNFGQDLPAVEAAKKKHEAIETDTAAYKERVQAIEAVAKELEVEGYHDIQRINGRKDNILRLWEQLLELLAARRQRLEMNLVLQYLFQEMLHSIDWMDEVKVRLGSPESGKHLLEAEELLQTHQLLERDMALQAEKTRAISAAALRFADAEGYRPCDPKVIRDRVSHLELRQQELQVLASQRRALLEQSRSLWTCLWELDEAESWIKEQEQLYSSLDFGKDLPGVLLLQRRHAAFEAELRSRGGRLERALAAGEGLVAAGWAAGRLRERGAAVRALWAQLEELAAFRQRGLSASEGFFQFQAEMEELVEGLRDARRRAAAEELGQDEYRTRALLRQHQELLEEIAAAQEQLDGLAQQAEGFSPELRAGPEAQSRLVALRELHADVAALAERRGRQLQDALDLYTVFGESDACHLWMGSKETWLGQLEVPQVLEDLDVAQHRLDGLEQETAAVASQIAAVNQAADGLLASGHPRSPQVRQCQEKLNERWDRFRELVSKRHRAVGSALRLLNYRLECEETRQWLLSKARAVEATAELGRDLAGVLATQRKLYGIERELAVAESRLAALRSQADRLAEERPEVAQEVAERLSAVTAAWEELQKALQEQAASLGEAGQLRRFLQDLDDFQAWLFGAQKAVAAADEVPASLAEAEDLLQRHEVARRDAEGHAAAFTALVESGERVVGEQADPQYEGLRQRLRGVEAGWAALGRMAEARHGFLVQCRGFQEFLRDAKQAEILLTNQEYTLAHLELPTTLEGSATALRRFQEFCAGMESSAEKVPEAVASGTKLVAEGNIFSEKVAEKCQALQERHEAVTAKAGEAATLLQDNHELQTFLQNCRELDAWVEEKMLTVQDASYGEARGLHGKWQKHQAFMAELAANQGWLEKIEMEGKELVSRKLQYGKVVAWQLDELRRRWDGLRAAAEEKGRQLFEANRSTLYAQSYGELESWLGQAKEELRATEQAKDLTATNLLLKRLMRLEEQVRARMKELEELGQQGPPPAGDVPDADGHEQRLQRRFLDLLEPLEKRRKELETAKAMYQLGRDLEDEKLWVQERLPLARSTEHGTDLPSVQRLAKRNETLQKELAGHAPRLAEVLSRGEAAAASGDELSPELEARVRELRGLWEMLQAEAAARHRRLREASEAQQYYLDASEAEAWVSEQELFMGAEEKPKPCQVLMGTAVPQDEESGLVMLKRHVRQQRSIEDYGQTIKELAGRAQQLLSAGHPEGEQIIRLQGQVDKHYAGLKEAAEERRRRLENMSHLFQLKREVEDLEQWIAERDVVASSQEMGQDLDHATLLREKFREFARETGSVGQERVDRVNLAIEDLIDAGHAEAATMAEWKDGLNESWADLLELIDTRMQLLAASHDLHKYFYDGTELLALIAARRQELPQDLGEDAGTVEAFHRMHSAFERDLQLLETQVQQFRETATRLQTAYAGEKAAGIQEQEQEVARALRALLEACSGRRARLVDTADKHRFFGMARDLLSWMESTVRQIETQEKPRDVSSVELLMKYHQGIRAEVDARSKSFTTCIELGKKLLQRKHQDSPEIKAKLVELVENRRAMMEMWEQRWDRLRLLLEVCQFSRDASVAESWLMAQEPYLASSDYGQTVDAVEKLLKRHEAFEKSSATWEERIAALRKLTTLELLGGRTLSEGLARDGATRTEAPDYQLDLDGELEAGTKSLLACPTSSS, from the exons ATGACCTCGGCGAATGACTAcgagcagctggagctgcagcagcattaCAGCCGCATCAACGTCCGCTGGGACGCGTCCGACGATGAGCTGGACAACGACAACAGCTCGGCACGGCTCTTCGAGCGCTCCCGCATCAAAGCCCTGGCAG ATGAGCGGGAGGCCGTGCAGAAGAAAACCTTCACCAAGTGGGTGAATTCACACTTGGCTCGCGTCACCTGCCGCATCTCGGACCTCTACATGGACCTTCGGGACGGGCGGGTGCTCATCAAGCTTCTGGAGGTGCTGTCAGGAGAGCTTCTG CCAAAGCCCACCAAGGGCCGGATGCGGATCCACTGCCTGGAGAACGTGGACAAGGCGCTGCAGTTCCTGAAGGAGCAGCGGGTGCACCTGGAAAACATGGGGTCCCACGACATCGTGGACGGCAACCACCGCCTCGTCCTTGGCCTCATCTGGACCATCATCCTCCGCTTCCAG ATCCAGGACATCATCATGCAGACGCAGGAGGGTGAGGAGACGCGCTCCGCCAGAGATGCGCTGCTGCTCTGGTGCCAGATGAAAACGGCGGG GTATTCCCATGTGAACGTCACCAACTTCACCTCAAGCTGGAAGGACGGGCTGGCTTTCAACGCCCTCATCCACAGGCACAG gccTGAGCTATTTGACTTCCAAAACCTGACCAAATCCAACGCCCGGCACAACCTGGAGCACGCGTTCAGTGTGGCGGAGCGgcacctgggcatcaccccGCTCCTCGACCCCGAAG ATGTGTTCACAGAGAACCCCGATGAGAAGTCCATCATCACCTATGTGGTGGCCTTCTACCACTACTTCTCCAAGATGAGGCTGCTGGAGGTGGAGGGCAGGCGTCTGGGCAAG GTCATTGAGCACGCCAAGGAGACAGAGCGGATGATCGAGGGCTATGGGGGGCTGGCCTCCACCCTGCTCACCTGGATCGAGCAGACTATCACCTCCCTCAACAGCCGCAGCTTCGCCAACTCCTTGGCCGGGGTGCAACACCAGCTGCAAGCCTTCAGCACCTACCGCACTGTGGAGAAGCCCCCCAA GTTTCAGGAGAAGGGCAACCTGGAGGTGCTGCTCTTCACCATCCAGTCGCGGATGCGAGCCAACAACCAGCGCGTCTACACCCCACACGAGGGGCGTCTGGTCTCCGACATCAACCGG gcctgggagcagctggagaaagcGGAGCATGAGCGGGAGCTGGCGCTGCGCACCGAGCTCATCCGGCAGGagaagctggagcagctggcaCGGCGCTTCGACCGCAAAGCGGCCATGCGGGAGGCCTGGCTGAGTGAGAACCAGCGCCTGGTGGCTCAG GACAACTTTGGCCAGGACCTGCCGGCAGTGGAAGCGGCCAAGAAGAAGCATGAGGCCATTGAGACGGACACGGCCGCCTACAAGGAGCGGGTGCAGGCCATCGAGGCGGTGGCGAAGGAGCTGGAGGTGGAAGGCTACCACGATATCCAGCGTATCAACGGGCGCAAGGACAATATCCTGCGGCTCTgggagcagctcctggagctgctggctgcccGTCGCCAGCGCCTGGAGATGAACCTTGTCCTGCAGTATCTCTTTCAAGAGATGCTCCACAGCATTGACTGGATGGATGAAGTCAAA GTGCGGCTGGGATCACCTGAATCGGGGAAGCACCTTCTGGAGGcggaggagctgctgcagacTCACCAGCTGCTGGAGCGTGACATGGCTCTGCAGGCGGAGAAGACACGGGCCATCAGTGCTGCTGCCCTCCGCTTTGCTGACGCCGAGG GCTACCGTCCCTGCGACCCCAAGGTCATCCGGGACCGCGTGAGCCACCTGGAGCTGcgccagcaggagctgcaagTGCTGGCATCCCAGAGGAGAGCCTTGCTGGAGCAGTCCCGGTCCCTCTGGACCTGCCTCTGGGAGCTGGATGAGGCAGAGAGCTGGATcaaggagcaggagcagctctACTCCTCCCTGGACTTCGGGAAGGACCTGCCGggtgtgctgctgctccagcgCCGGCACGCCGCCTTTGAGGCCGAGCTGCGGAGCCGGGGTGGCCGGCTGGAGCGGGCGCTGGCGGCGGGAGAGGGGCTGGTGGCGGCGGGCTGGGCGGCCGGCCGGCTGCGGGAACGGGGGGCAGCGGTGCGGGCGCTGTGGGcgcagctggaggagctggcgGCTTTCCGCCAGCGTGGCTTGAGCGCATCTGAGGGCTTCTTCCAGTTCCAGGCAGagatggaggagctggtggaggggCTTCGGGACGCCCGCCGGCGGGCAGCCGCCGAGGAGCTGGGCCAGGACGAATACCGCACCCGCGCCTTGCTGCGGCAgcaccaggagctgctggaggagataGCGGCCGCCCAGGAGCAGCTGGATGGGCTTGCCCAGCAAGCCGAGGGCTTCTCCCCGGAGCTGCGGGCTGGCCCCGAGGCGCAGAGCCGGCTGGTGGCCCTGCGGGAGCTGCACGCCGATGTGGCCGCCCTGGCTGAGAGGCGGGGCCGCCAGCTGCAGGATGCTCTTGACCTCTACACTGTTTTTGGGGAGAGCGATGCCTGCCACCTCTGGATGGGGTCCAAGGAGAcctggctggggcagctggaggTCCCTCAGGTGCTGGAGGATCTGGATGTAGCACAGCACAG GCTGGatgggctggagcaggagacGGCTGCCGTGGCTTCCCAGATCGCCGCTGTCAACCAGGCAGCCGACGGGCTGCTCGCAAGCGGgcacccccgcagcccccaggtCCGGCAGTGCCAGGAGAAGCTCAACGAGAG GTGGGACCGATTCCGGGAGCTGGTGTCCAAGCGTCACCGAGCCGTGGGCTCGGCACTGCGCCTCCTCAACTACCGTCTGGAGTGCGAGGAGACTCGGCAATGGCTGCTGAGCAAAGCCCGGGCGGTCGAGGCCACTGCCGAGCTGGGCCGGGACCTGGCCGGCGTCTTGGCTACTCAACGCAAGCTCTACGGCATCGAGCGGGAGCTGGCGGTCGCCGAGAGCCGCTTGGCCGCCCTGCGCTCCCAGGCTGACCGCCTGGCCGAGGAGCGGCCCGAGGTGGCCCAGGAGGTGGCCGAGCGGCTGTCGGCTGTGacagctgcctgggaggagctgcagaaggctttgcaggagcaggcagcctcCCTGGGGGAAGCCGGGCAGCTCCGGCGCTTCCTGCAGGACCTGGATGACTTCCAGGCGTGGCTTTTTGGTGCTCAGAAAGCCGTGGCGGCTGCTGATGAGGTGCCGGCTTCTCTGGCCGAGGCGGAGGACCTGCTGCAGCGGCACGAGGTTGCCCGGCGGGATGCGGAAGGGCATGCGGCCGCCTTCACCGCGTTGGTGGAGTCGGGAGAGCGGGTGGTGGGGGAACAGGCGGACCCCCAGTACGAGGGGCTGCGGCAGCGCCTGCGTGGCGTGGAGGCTGGATGGGCCGCCCTGGGTAGGATGGCAGAGGCTCGGCACGGCTTCCTTGTCCAGTGCCGTGGCTTCCAGGAGTTCCTCCGTGATGCCAAGCAAGCGGAGATCCTCCTCACCAACCAG GAGTACACACTAGCCCACCTGGAGCTGCCCACCACGCTGGAGGGCTCGGCCACCGCCCTGCGCCGCTTCCAGGAGTTCTGCGCTGGCATGGAAAGCAGTGCAGAGAAGGTCCCCGAGGCGGTGGCCAGCGGCACCAAGCTGGTGGCTGAGGGAAACATCTTCTCCGAGAAGGTTGCCGAGAAGTGCCAGGCCCTCCAGGAGCG GCACGAGGCCGTCACTGCCAAGGCGGGGGAGGCAGCGACTTTGCTGCAGGACAACCATGAGCTGCAGACCTTCCTGCAGAACTGCCGGGAG CTCGACGCCTGGGTGGAGGAGAAGATGCTGACAGTACAGGATGCCTCCTATGGTGAAGCCCGTGGTCTCCACGGCAAGTGGCAGAAGCACCAGGCATTCATGGCTGAGCTGGCAGCCAACCAGGGCTGGCTGGAGAAGATCGAGATG gaggggaaggagctggTGAGCCGCAAGCTGCAGTACGGCAAGGTGGTGGCGTGGCAGCTGGACGAGCTGCGGAGGCGGTGGGACGGGCTGCGTGCCGCCGCTGAGGAGAAGGGCCGGCAGCTTTTTGAGGCAAATCGCTCAACGCTGTACGCCCAGAGCTATGGGGAGCTGGAGAGCTGGCTGGGGCAGGCGAAGGAGGAGCTGCGTGCCACCGAGCAGGCCAAGGACCTCACTGCCACCAACCTGCTGCTGAAGAGGCTGATG AGGCTGGAAGAGCAAGTGCGAGCACGGAtgaaggagctggaggagctagGGCAGCAGGGTCCCCCCCCTGCTGGGGATGTGCCGGATGCCGATGGGCATGAGCAGAGGCTCCAGCGGCGATTCCTTGACCTGCTGGAGCcactggagaagaggaggaaggagctggagaCTGCTAAGGCCATGTACCAGCTTGGACGGGATCTGGAGGATGAGAAG CTTTGGGTGCAGGAGCGGCTGCCCCTGGCAAGGTCGACGGAGCATGGCACCGACCTCCCGAGCGTGCAGCGCCTGGCCAAGAGGAATGAG AcgctgcagaaggagctggcgGGCCATGCCCCCCGCCTGGCCGAGGTGCTGAGCCggggcgaggcggcggcggcgagcggcGATGAGCTGAGCCCGGAGCTGGAGGCACGGGTgcgggagctgcgggggctgtgggagatgctgcaggcggaggcggccgcccggcaccggCGCCTGCGGGAGGCCAGTGAGGCTCAGCAGTACTACCTGGATGCCAGCGAAGCCGAGGCCTGGGTCAGCGAGCAGGAGCTCTTCATGGGAGCTGAGGAGAAGCCAAAG CCATGCCAGGTGCTGATGGGCACTGCCGTGCCGCAGGACGAGGAGAGCGGCTTGGTGATGCTGAAGAGACACGTCCGGCAGCAGCGGTCCATCGAGGACTACGGCCAAACCATCAAGGAGTTGGCAGGGAGggctcagcagctgctctctgccgGCCACCCTGAGGG GGAGCAGATCATCCGGCTGCAGGGCCAGGTGGACAAGCACTACGCGGGGCTGAAGGAGGCGGCTGAGGAGCGCCGCCGGCGCCTGGAGAACATGTCCCACCTCTTCCAGCTGAAGCGGGAGGTGGAGGACCTGGAGCAGTGGATCGCCGAGCGCGACGTGGTTGCCTCCTCCCAGGAGATGGGGCAGGACCTGGACCACGCCACG CTCCTGCGAGAGAAGTTTCGGGAGTTTGCGCGGGAGACGGGCAGCGTGGGGCAGGAACGTGTAGACCGGGTGAACCTGGCCATTGAAGACCTTATTGATGCGGGGCATGCAGAGGCAGCCACCATGGCCGAGTGGAAGGACGGGCTGAATGAGAGCTGGGCTGACCTCCTGGAGCTGATTGACACCCGCATGCAGCTCCTCGCCGCCTCCCATGATCTTCACAAATACTTCTATGATGGCACTGAGCTGCTGGCCCTCATTGCCGCCCGGCGCCAGGAGCTACCCCAGGACCTGGGTGAGGACGCTGGCACGGTGGAGGCTTTCCACCGCATGCACAGCGCCTTCGAGCGTGacctccagctgctggagacACAG GTGCAGCAGTTTCGGGAGACGGCGACGCGCCTGCAGACCGCCTACGCCGGGGAGAAGGCGGCCGGCAtccaggagcaggagcaggaggtggcGCGAGCCCTGCGGGCGCTGCTGGAGGCGTGCAGCGGCCGCCGGGCCCGGCTGGTGGACACAGCCGATAAGCATCGCTTCTTTGGCATGGCACGGGACCTGCTCTCATGGATGGAGAGCACCGTCCGGCAGATTGAGACGCAGGAGAAACCCAG GGACGTCTCCTCAGTGGAGCTGCTCATGAAGTACCACCAAGGCATTAGGGCTGAGGTAGACGCCCGGAGCAAGAGCTTCACCACCTGCATTGAGCTGGGCAAGAAGCTGCTGCAGCGCAAGCACCAGGACTCGCCGGAG ATCAAGGCAAAGCTGGTGGAGCTGGTAGAGAACAGGAGGGCCATGATGGAGATGTGGGAGCAGCGCTGGGACAGGCTGCGGCTGC TACTGGAGGTGTGCCAGTTCTCCCGGGACGCCTCGGTGGCCGAGTCGTGGCTCATGGCACAGGAACCCTACCTGGCCAGCAGCGATTATGGGCAGACAGTGGACGCAGTGGAGAAGCTGCTCAAGCGGCACGAGGCTTTTGAGAAGTCCTCGGCCACCTGGGAGGAGCGCATTGCCGCCCTGAGGAAGCTGACGACG CTGGAGCTCCTGGGCGGGCGGACACTGAGCGAGGGGCTGGCGCGGGACGGGGCGACGCGCACCGAGGCTCCTGACTACCAACTGGATCTGGACGGGGAGCTGGAGGCCGG cacaaaaAGTCTCCTCGCATGTCCCACAAGCTCCTCGTAG